A single Tissierella sp. DNA region contains:
- a CDS encoding TetR/AcrR family transcriptional regulator has product MMVSKREVQRKRMMLYFINATEELIDEDGIEGITLRRIADRAGYNSATLYNYFENLDHLIFYASMKYIKDYALSLNTYLSDSNNAMDRFLKVWECFCDYSFDKPEIYNAIFFSNLDKDIEDYVEEYYKIFPEYLQNYHENISTMLLKSDINERGLTTVLSCVNEGYIKSEDADKLNDMTLLIYEGMLKKVLRNKISYEDARNNTMDYIKSIVERFLIKDYVFYY; this is encoded by the coding sequence ATGATGGTGTCAAAAAGAGAAGTACAAAGAAAAAGAATGATGCTCTACTTTATTAATGCTACGGAAGAATTAATTGATGAGGATGGAATTGAAGGAATAACCTTAAGAAGAATAGCTGATAGGGCTGGATATAATAGTGCAACTCTTTATAATTATTTTGAGAATCTTGATCATTTAATTTTCTATGCCTCTATGAAATATATAAAAGACTATGCTCTTTCTTTGAATACATATTTATCAGATTCTAATAATGCAATGGATAGATTTCTTAAGGTATGGGAATGTTTTTGTGATTATTCCTTTGATAAGCCAGAGATTTATAATGCTATTTTCTTTTCAAACTTAGATAAAGATATAGAAGATTATGTAGAAGAATATTATAAAATTTTCCCAGAGTATTTACAAAATTATCATGAGAATATTTCTACTATGCTTTTAAAAAGTGATATCAACGAAAGAGGTTTGACAACTGTGCTGAGTTGTGTTAATGAAGGCTATATAAAGTCAGAAGATGCAGATAAGTTAAATGATATGACGCTTTTAATATATGAAGGTATGTTAAAAAAGGTTTTAAGAAATAAGATTTCATATGAAGATGCAAGAAATAATACTATGGATTATATTAAATCCATAGTAGAAAGATTTTTAATTAAAGATTATGTTTTTTATTACTAA
- a CDS encoding alpha/beta hydrolase: protein MKSFITSDSVNIYYEIKGQGLPLVFIHGFTEDHNSFRIQQRVLSKKYKVITYDLRGHGLSDRIDYGLNIERFALDLRELIDYLKLEEVILVGWSMGVSIILEYIKLYGLEKLSKICIVDKGPKVINDSNWNLGLYHGQYTMEDALKDLDLIKSNWMEFAERFIKIMAPYFSDKQLKIAMDKMKNNSPHIMYSIWKSMTEKDYRHILYKINIPTLIIFGGKSTLYSINAGKYLKENIKNSKLIIFEDCTHLLVLENPIRFNRVLEEFISNKKHNL, encoded by the coding sequence ATGAAATCCTTTATTACAAGTGATAGTGTAAATATTTATTATGAAATAAAAGGACAAGGACTTCCTCTTGTTTTTATTCATGGATTTACAGAGGATCATAATTCATTTAGGATACAGCAAAGGGTACTATCCAAGAAATATAAGGTCATAACCTATGACTTAAGAGGTCATGGTCTATCAGATAGGATAGACTATGGATTAAATATTGAAAGATTTGCATTAGATTTAAGAGAACTTATTGATTATCTAAAATTGGAAGAAGTAATATTAGTTGGATGGTCCATGGGAGTGTCCATTATACTTGAATATATAAAACTATATGGATTAGAAAAATTATCTAAGATATGTATTGTAGATAAAGGACCAAAAGTCATAAACGATAGTAACTGGAACTTAGGTCTATACCATGGACAATATACTATGGAAGATGCTTTAAAGGATTTAGATTTAATAAAAAGTAACTGGATGGAATTTGCTGAAAGATTCATAAAAATCATGGCACCATATTTTAGTGATAAACAACTTAAAATTGCTATGGATAAGATGAAGAATAACTCTCCCCACATAATGTACTCCATATGGAAATCAATGACAGAAAAGGATTATAGACATATTTTGTATAAGATAAATATACCAACATTAATAATCTTTGGGGGGAAAAGTACTTTATATTCAATTAATGCTGGGAAATATCTTAAAGAGAATATTAAAAATTCAAAACTAATAATATTTGAGGATTGCACCCATTTGTTGGTATTAGAAAACCCTATTAGATTTAATAGGGTTTTGGAAGAATTTATTAGTAATAAAAAACATAATCTTTAA